A region from the Aegilops tauschii subsp. strangulata cultivar AL8/78 chromosome 5, Aet v6.0, whole genome shotgun sequence genome encodes:
- the LOC141023316 gene encoding uncharacterized protein, with amino-acid sequence MSFCARASIPPPPPQPDDGAGDQLPQEYAMEAARSSSPPATISSQIRLVPAIFVDRRPSLPALRVAVVAFVPQPKRCSAPRCLLLSGADKGSCPCPLTSHAGMCARAARLGAPSSFRSPSQPRASIAMAAGLCFPALRFLFGVVRIHSTTSVCLLHGLVLLPCGISVAGADETSAGDATELKWELDEDLLRCVVSFLVDQ; translated from the exons ATGAGCTTCTGCGCCCGCGCCTCGATCCCGCCGCCTCCCCCTCAACCGGACGACGGCGCCGGCGACCAGCTCCCCCAG GAGTATGCCATGGAAGCTGCAAGGAGCTCCAGCCCGCCGGCCACCATCTCCAGTCAGATCCGTCTGGTCCCGGCCATCTTCGTCGACCGCCGGCCATCCCTGCCCGCCTTGCGCGTCGCTGTCGTCGCCTTCGTACCGCAGCCCAAGCGCTGCTCCGCGCCGCGCTGCCTCCTTCTGTCGGGAGCAGACAAAGGAAGCTGCCCCTGCCCGTTGACTTCCCACGCCGGCATGTGCGCAAGGGCCGCAAGGCTAGGGGCGCCCAGCTCCTTCCGCTCACCCAGCCAACCAAGGGCCAGCATCGCCATGGCCGCCGGCCTCTGTTTTCCCGCT cttcggtttcttttcggagttgtgaggattcattcgactacgtccgtttgtcttcttcatggactcgttcttcttccttgcgggatctcag ttgcaggtgccgatgagaccagtgcaggtgacgcaactgagctcaagtgggagctcgatgaagatctcctccgttgtgttgtttcttttcttgttgatcagtag